The proteins below are encoded in one region of Engraulis encrasicolus isolate BLACKSEA-1 chromosome 1, IST_EnEncr_1.0, whole genome shotgun sequence:
- the LOC134454164 gene encoding uncharacterized protein LOC134454164, with the protein MADRKREVHVMDIISEAEEEPVKAPRPRPVKWETLYENPEDIRIENIVFHKAWVHATQHSQDVVSPEVHVGMPEGDTARAKAEIPLSIDLLESVYANLSCIDMDLLHHLEQLSKDFSKGDYSGGDQPSQASESPVLVPNAGDRVLVQWHLTMHEEDEKEKEKEGILLEEERRQLLPWVQQGGLAIINTAAAQMKYIWALLFSNIFVQMMQKLHSFINI; encoded by the exons ATGGCCGATAGAAAGAGGGAGGTCCATGTGATGGACATAATCTCTGAGGCAGAAGAAGAACCTGTGAAGGCCCCACGTCCACGTCCGGTGAAGTGGGAGACACTCTATGAGAATCCAGAGGATATCAGGATTGAGAACATAGTCTTCCACAAGGCCTGGGTACATGCTACCCAGCACAGCCAGGATGTTGTCAGCCCAGAAGTACATGTGGGGATGCCTGAGGGAGACACAGCCCGGGCCAAGGCTGAGATTCCGCTCAGTATTGACCTGCTGGAGTCTGTCTATGCCAACTTGTCCT GTATTGACATGGATCTACTGCATCATCTGGAGCAACTCTCTAAGGATTTTTCCAAAGGAGATTACA GCGGTGGTGATCAGCCTTCCCAGGCCAGTGAGAGCCCTGTGCTGGTCCCCAACGCTGGAGACCGAGTGCTGGTGCAGTGGCATCTGACCATGcatgaggaggatgagaaggagaaggagaaggagggcattctcttggaggaggagaggaggcagctgCTGCCCTGGGTCCAACAAGGAGGACTGGCCATTATCAATACAGCAGCAGCCCAGATGAAATATATTTGGGCACTATTGTTCAGTAATATTTTCGTGCAAATGATGCAGAAACTACATTCATTCATCAATATTTAA